The following proteins are co-located in the Osmia bicornis bicornis unplaced genomic scaffold, iOsmBic2.1, whole genome shotgun sequence genome:
- the LOC123989269 gene encoding uncharacterized protein LOC123989269 — translation MAMGALLDIRPPHLVVMATAWRAAIRLYQAEEWYPSSGGHTETLRDQGSELILTHGGDRCKTEYLFRREYDLIIPEKEKWLEDPNGILTSGGLVWFTDGSKTGAGTGAGVAGESPRVEMTHKLGHHVTVFQAEVFAFWACAKYNLDRAHSGKHIYICSDSLAALRALHKVEVRSKLVRDCALTLRQLSLNNRVKLIWVPGHAGIPGNERANELARQGAISSQPCHEYPIGVSTHALKGLAKDRLKQEFTRLWHNANGMRHTRALFEGPSQKLGDTLTHLDRAQLRMLVGLVTGHWYTRKHLARMGLIEESKCPRCEEEDETPLHVLLRCRELRALRGSILGTSEPAFLSTSAGLVPVLLNFATEAQLPRHSQ, via the coding sequence ATGGCAATGGGTGCACTGCTCGATATCAGGCCACCCCATCTAGTAGTGATGGCAACGGCTTGGAGAGCGGCCATCCGCCTGTATCAAGCTGAAGAATGGTACCCGTCGAGCGGTGGGCACACCGAAACCTTAAGGGATCAGGGATCGGAATTAATTCTGACCCACGGGGGAGACCGCTGCAAGACGGAGTACCTCTTCAGACGGGAATACGACCTAATCATCCCAGAAAAGGAGAAATGGCTGGAAGACCCTAACGGCATCCTGACTTCGGGGGGACTAGTCTGGTTCACAGACGGTTCCAAGACCGGAGCTGGCACCGGAGCCGGGGTAGCGGGGGAAAGCCCAAGGGTCGAAATGACCCACAAGCTGGGCCACCACGTTACGGTCTTCCAAGCAGAAGTGTTTGCCTTCTGGGCCTGCGCCAAATACAACTTGGATAGGGCCCACTCAGGAAAACACATCTATATTTGCAGTGACAGCCTGGCCGCGCTAAGAGCCCTCCACAAAGTGGAAGTTAGGTCGAAACTAGTCAGAGACTGTGCACTGACACTGAGACAGCTATCTCTGAACAACAGAGTTAAGCTGATATGGGTACCAGGTCATGCTGGAATCCCAGGAAATGAGAGGGCTAACGAACTGGCACGACAGGGGGCGATAAGCTCCCAGCCATGCCATGAGTACCCCATTGGAGTCTCAACCCACGCGTTGAAAGGCCTGGCTAAGGACCGGTTGAAGCAGGAATTTACCAGGCTCTGGCATAACGCTAACGGCATGAGACACACGAGGGCCCTATTTGAGGGACCGTCACAAAAGCTGGGGGACACCTTAACCCACCTGGACAGGGCGCAACTGCGCATGCTCGTGGGACTAGTGACAGGACactggtacacgaggaaacacctcgcGCGCATGGGACTCATAGAGGAGTCGAAATGCCCGAGGTGCGAGGAGGAGGACGAAACACCCCTCCACGTACTTCTAAGATGCAGGGAGCTGAGGGCCCTGAGAGGATCAATCCTGGGGACCTCGGAACCCGCATTTTTAAGCACTTCGGCTGGCCTGGTGCCGGTGCTTCTAAATTTCGCAACAGAAGCCCAGCTGCCAAGGCACAGTCAGTAA